A window of Trichoderma atroviride chromosome 3, complete sequence contains these coding sequences:
- a CDS encoding uncharacterized protein (EggNog:ENOG41), whose protein sequence is MESYNIAIIGAMGVGKSTFVQRILGLSRPPISTASSVRINLDSTSYMITLLELDLDSFELNTNTPHPIQWPKQINGHIVPRVDAALVLYDVTNRDTIRELPQTLAALMNSNMPAVLVASKCEAPEEEQEVNADELANHTLFKPVLAHYKISSTSPDIDRSCLHAILRAAVAHRRGMSPQEIEIGEMVAARKRAQSAANLDAPDTSSRPVSQGRHNRASSDFSLLRGFQAPGSGTPGADGHLQKPASRSPHRDARGSDAFLDVDESDTDSRRYSDDIPILQRNDDVVIEKQQKKMTGLSFDDLVDRLLALRLSRADANFTDVFLCLYRKFAAPGKLFSAILMRLDRVRDDKTTHHLTKTATQLRIIETMAKWVSTYPGDFARLTTRRNLDEFIRYLSTEPIFCIAARQMHRNLTLHVIEDDDTGWANADDANDQLASDILSKELSELPAGLTALQFEEDGNFERPSVSSENLNRVVGSGGQIQLYSYEDYEREASTLDPTAQLPMNKFRYRIFVEIKDDDIADELTRIDWIMFSSIRIRDFVRHVSLPASQKESCKSLNNINRMINHFNHVARWVANMILLRDKAKHRAVVLEKFMNIALKLRQLNNYNGLAAVLAGLNGTAIHRLAQTKVLVSPDTHKKFARLLILMGTQKSHFAYRLAWENSPLPRIPFIPLHRRDLVSAEEGSKTLVGPNGDRINWKKFEVLGEVLLPLMKSQGTPYPNLSKNDNVRELILSCHMTTDDEEIYQRSIVVESSSSGGPLEPTKKIFPWLK, encoded by the exons ATGGAGAGCTacaacatcgccatcattGGCGCCATGGGCGTCGGCAAGTCCACCTTTGTGCAACGAATTCTGGGCTTGTCGCGCCCGCCCATATCTACCGCGTCCAGCGTTCGCATCAACCTTGATTCCACCTCTTACATGATAACGCTCCTCGAGCTGGACCTGGATTCGTTCGAGCTGAATACAAACACACCACACCCCATCCAGTGGCCAAAACAAATCAACGGCCACATCGTGCCCCGAGTCGACGCCGCCTTGGTGCTCTACGATGTTACGAATAGGGACACCATCCGTGAACTTCCTCAGACGCTGG ctgctttgaTGAATTCGAACATGCCGGCCGTGTTGGTCGCGAGCAAATGCGAAGCGCccgaagaagaacaagaggtCAATGCAGATGAATTGGCGAACCATACGCTCTTCAAACCTGTTTTGGCCCACTATAAGatctcctccaccagccccGACATAGATCGAAGCTGTTTGCATGCCATTCTCAGGGCTGCCGTCGCTCATAGAAGGGGCATGTCACCAC AAGAGATTGAGATTGGCGAGATGGTTGCTGCTCGCAAGAGGGCGCAATCGGCCGCGAACCTCGACGCCCCCGATACTAGCAGCCGCCCGGTCAGCCAAGGGAGACATAACCGTGCGAGCTCGGATTTTTCGCTGCTTCGCGGCTTCCAAGCCCCGGGCTCCGGCACTCCTGGTGCCGACGGCCATTTGCAGAAACCGGCGTCCAGGAGTCCACACCGAG ATGCCCGTGGAAGCGATGCCTtccttgatgttgatgagtcCGACACGGATTCTCGTCGATACTCGGACGACATTCCCATCTTGCAGCGAAACGACGATGTTGTTATAGAAAaacagcagaagaagatgacgggTCTGTCATTCGACGATCTCGTAGAtcggctgctggcgctgcgcCTTTCCAGGGCGGACGCCAACTTCACTGATGTTTTCCTCTGTCTGTATCGAAAATTTGCTGCTCCTGGAAAGCTCTTTTCCGCAATCCTGATGCGGCTGGATCGCGTAAGGGATGACAAGACGACGCACCACCTGACCAAGACAGCCACTCAACTGAGAATCATTGAGACCATGGCCAAATGGGTGTCTACGTATCCCGGCGACTTTGCTCGTCTAACCACGCGACGAAACTTGGATGAGTTTATCAGATACCTTTCCACGGAGCCAATCTTCTGCATAGCTGCTAGGCAAATGCACCGGAACCTTACCCTCCACGTGATAGAGGACGATGATACAGGCTGGGCCAATGCCGACGATGCTAATGACCAGCTGGCCAGCGACATTCTTTCTAAAGAATTGAGTGAGCTACCGGCGGGGCTGACTGCCCTACAGTTTGAGGAAGACGGCAATTTTGAGCGACCATCTGTGAGCTCGGAGAACCTCAACAGAGTAGTCGGCAGTGGTGGCCAAATACAGCTCTATTCATACGAAGATTATGAGAGAGAAGCCAGCACCTTGGACCCCACAGCTCAGTTACCGATGAATAAGTTTCGTTACCGCATCTTTGTCGAAATTAAAGACGACGATATTGCAGATGAGCTGACCCGGATCGACTGGATCATGTTCTCTTCCATCCGAATCCGCGATTTTGTGCGTCACGTCAGTTTACCGGCCAGCCAAAAGGAGAGCTGCAAGAGCTTGAACAACATAAACCGCATGATCAACCACTTCAACCACGTTGCCAGGTGGGTTGCCAATATGATTCTCCTACGAGACAAGGCGAAACACCGAGCAGTTGTTCTCGAAAAGTTTATGAACATTGCCCTCAAGCTTCGACAGCTCAACAACTACAACGGTTTGGCGGCCGTCTTGGCAGGGCTCAACGGAACGGCAATCCACCGCCTTGCTCAAACAAAGGTTCTGGTCTCGCCAGACACTCATAAGAAGTTTGCGAGATTGCTCATCTTGATGGGTACTCAGAAGAGTCACTTCGCTTATCGACTGGCCTGGGAGAACTCTCCCTTGCCCAGAATTCCCTTCATTCCCCTGCACCGCCGTGATCTGGTGTCTGCCGAGGAAGGCAGTAAAACACTTGTTGGGCCCAACGGCGACCGCATCAACTGGAAGAAGTTTGAGGTCCTTGGAGAGGTTCTTTTGCCGCTCATGAAGAGCCAGGGCACACCATACCCTAACCTTTCCAAAAATGACAATGTTCGTGAGCTGATATTGAGCTGCCATATGACAACTGACGACGAG GAAATTTATCAACGAAGTATTGTTGTAGAGAGTTCCTCGTCAGGAGGACCCTTGGAGCCAACCAAGAAGATTTTTCCATGGCTTAAATAA
- a CDS encoding uncharacterized protein (EggNog:ENOG41~TransMembrane:1 (o25-47i)): protein MGQFDWFKKIGATDEAVAVLNDQPYLFTVLLVVIVTLLVQGGVLYAIHWGTFKDSQKKQPKKGGKSGGGLISKLTGGGSSDNGRRAAGGS from the coding sequence ATGGGCCAATTCGACTGGTTCAAGAAAATCGGCGCCACCGACGAGGCCGTCGCCGTCCTCAACGACCAGCCCTACCTCTTCACCGTCctgctcgtcgtcatcgtcacccTCCTGGTGCAGGGCGGCGTGCTCTATGCCATCCACTGGGGCACTTTCAAGGACtcgcagaagaagcagcccaagaaggGCGGCAAATCCGGCGGCGGCCTGATCAGCAAACTCACAGGAGGTGGGAGCAGCGACAACGGCCGCCGTGCCGCTGGTGGCAGCTAA
- a CDS encoding uncharacterized protein (EggNog:ENOG41): MQLASVNLPKIHLSDNGQYLDLSLEGSLKLQFPDGVKVPQTSTDLLKLVAEERLWIARIGSCHFHVIVSIQGECVTAGDQIAELTEWIQYCEVWAKAGIRLQSCERGIDEPLSKMSFSIQHPDLSSALVTPKGASTAEFQSVVCYVDVSPAKPSLKRKRNKATEDAGDTLLNAQRILEYFSQQTYRETRKPSRSAKPPKTESMKQLRQFLDIALELMVLGSRKQYKGITTNTCSWAECLTQLAPAVFSMQYLKIIYDRASLLSTIATSLARMKNAESPSLRYKTATFAGRVVDENCDRGDCVIRGIEKGAWDVLLSSVRIPTRSRQARREVDVASSITETQSEAISCEPGTLLSEIQVERKDYGNKPQIGEHSLVESYDMRDALFQPFQQGNLTFFGSRLCNTGEVKAANPNLLPSHGGYLETGANCILDDPAMTPMRELEYPITPDSSSPYYAINHGIPLLDVQPLTTFNDWLCSGGFTTEYTDAGASCETILPSGYDEDVCFYKSYE; encoded by the exons ATGCAGCTTGCAAGTGTCAATCTGCCAAAGATCCATCTCTCCGACAATGGGCAGTATCTGGATCTATCGCTTGAAGGCTCATTAAAGCTGCAGTTTCCCGATGGCGTCAAAGTCCCGCAGACAAGCACCGACTTGTTGAAGTTAGTGGCGGAGGAGCGCTTGTGGATTGCGCGAATTGGATCTTGTCATTTCCATGTCATTGTTTCTATCCAGGGCGAATGTGTGACGGCGGGAGATCAGATTGCCGAGCTTACAGAATGGATACAATACTGTGAA GTTTGGGCCAAGGCAGGGATTCGGCTACAAAGTTGCGAAAGAGGCATAGATGAGCCCTTGAGCAAAATGTCATTCTCTATACAGCATCCGGACTTGTCATCTGCTTTGGTGACCCCGAAGGGTGCCTCGACAGCAGAATTCCAGTCTGTGGTTTGCTATGTTGACGTTTCTCCCGCGAAACCGTCATTGAAAAGAAAACGGAACAAAGCCACGGAAGATGCAGGCGATACTTTACTAAATGCTCAGAGGATTTTAGAGTATTTCTCACAACAGACTTATCGAGAGACACGAAAGCCATCTCGTAGCGCCAAGCCTCCAAAGACTGAATCCATGAAGCAGCTCAGGCAATTCTTGGACATTGCACTAGAACTGATGGTGCTCGGATCACGAAAACAGTACAAGGGCATCACTACCAATACCTGCTCGTGGGCTGAGTGTTTGACACAACTGGCGCCTGCTGTGTTCAGTATGCAGTATCTCAAG ATTATTTATGATCGGGCCTCCCTATTGTCTACCATAGCTACGTCGTTGGCTCGAATGAAGAACGCTGAATCACCAAGCCTTCGATACAAAACTGCCACATTCGCAGGTCGAGTGGTTGACGAAAATTGCGATCGTGGAGATTGTGTTATAAGAGGAATTGAGAAGGGCGCATGGGATGTCTTGTTATCGTCAGTCAGGATACCAACGCGATCACGTCAAGCAAGGCGCGAGGTTGATGTGGCATCATCAATCACAGAAACCCAATCTGAGGCGATATCTTGTGAACCCGGCACCTTGCTATCAGAAATACAAgtggaaagaaaagactaCGGAAACAAACCTCAGATAGGCGAACACTCTCTGGTGGAAAGTTATGACATGAGGGATGCTTTGTTCCAGCCATTCCAGCAAGGCAACTTGACGTTTTTCGGCTCACGACTGTGCAACACGGGAGAGGTGAAGGCAGCCAACCCCAATTTATTGCCGTCTCATGGCGGATATCTCGAGACTGGAGCAAACTGTATTCTGGATGATCCTGCGATGACGCCTATGCGCGAGCTGGAATATCCCATTACACCAGATTCTAGCTCGCCGTATTACGCGATAAATCATGGGATACCTTTGCTGGACGTACAGCCTCTCACAACCTTTAACGACTGGTTATGTTCGGGAGGATTTACTACAGAATATACAGATGCAGGGGCCTCGTGCGAAACGATATTACCGTCCGGatatgatgaagatgtttgTTTTTATAAGTCATATGAGTAA
- a CDS encoding uncharacterized protein (EggNog:ENOG41): MVPPSASQQPFAYTATDRSSSGPQRLRTGSETPSAAADRRPSAALSSSSSWSRASATSADQSFPSRTSSAAAFATNPSLPSSNRDSFISIVDDPFFQSLDSPSTPTAPAADTYKYLESESETLTEIPFFSPETPRSNRYDHEGQQKLHWPPPVESR; the protein is encoded by the coding sequence ATGGTGCCACCCAGCGCATCCCAGCAACCCTTCGCTTACACGGCCACAGACCGCAGCTCCTCCGGGCCCCAACGTCTGCGCACCGGCTCCGAGACCCCAAGTGCTGCGGCAGATCGACGCCCTTCCGCggcgctcagcagcagcagctcttggTCGAGGGCCTCGGCGACATCTGCTGATCAAAGCTTTCCCTCGCGCACAagctccgccgccgcctttgcGACCAACCCCTCGCTCCCTAGCTCTAACCGTGATTCCTTCATCTCGATTGTCGACGATCCCTTCTTCCAGAGCCTGGACAGCCCAAGCACCCCTACCGCTCCCGCCGCCGACACGTACAAATATCTCGAGTCCGAATCAGAGACATTGACAGAgattcccttcttctctcccgaGACTCCTCGCAGCAACAGATATGATCACGAGGGGCAACAGAAGCTACATTGGCCACCCCCCGTCGAGAGTCGTTGA
- a CDS encoding mitochondrial 37S ribosomal protein uS5m (BUSCO:EOG092D2PES) — MSVARPARSLLGKCVASARTAQTIAAIPSCQHQLHTSIPRASKRRSRFRNVKAEEMGLLNPEKLAKYRQDKFPEYTKEELEMLSRKYTPEQLEALKAAEEAIDPEDLIFQGRLRDDPYRPQYVEDYTTLDPRYDVKPQIEGTPWEPQWLNPSDWADKYGSKLADLTDKKTNEQLTKAMVRALRRVKESNGAELIDLTEEELVDLERDPELLKKYLIEEDGEDKKADRGADDAAATITQEQVMKLDQAINEEWKKELSKISDGLDSGEIEPSNLDLIEDGPAGSSRLHSAEAPELGKVPGVEGLYKSAADPEDEGMDDDGRYQEIKRLTGMSLRDIQSIYRKVLVTRWVSNQTRLGKVRSTSVVAIAGNGNGRLGLGIAKSTEAGLAAETAQLLAIRNMKPIRRYENRTIYGKSTSKVSGTVVELFSRPPGFGLRCPHRIFEMCRAAGIHDIAASMPRSKNPMNSVKAAYSALMNQVDPEAIAIGRGKKMVDVRKVYYGGNVY, encoded by the exons ATGAGCGTCGCCCGCCCGGCGCGCAGCCTCCTGGGCAAGTGCGTCGCCTCTGCCCGCACGGCGCAaaccatcgccgccatcccGAGTtgccagcaccagcttcaCACGTCGATACCCCGCGCCTCGAAGCGGCGGTCACGCTTCCGCAATGTCAAGGCCGAGGAGATGGGCCTGCTGAACCCGGAGAAGCTCGCAAAGTACCGCCAGGACAAGTTCCCCGAGTacaccaaggaggagctggagatgctcaGCCGCAAGTACACGCCcgagcagctcgaggccctcaaggccgccgaggaggcAATCGACCCGGAGGACCTCATCTTCCAGGGCCGGCTGCGAGACGATCCCTACAGGCCGCAGTACGTCGAGGACTACACCACGCTGGACCCGCGGTACGACGTCAAGCCGCAGATTGAGGGCACGCCCTGGGAGCCGCAGTGGCTCAACCCCAGCGACTGGGCCGACAAGTACGGGTCCAAGCTGGCCGACTTGACGGACAAGAAGACGAACGAGCAGCTCACAAAGGCCATGGTCCGCGCGCTGCGGCGAGTCAAGGAGAGCAACGGCGCGGAGCTGATAGACCTcaccgaggaggagctggtggaCCTGGAGAGGGACCccgagctgctgaagaagtaCCTGATCGAggaggacggcgaggacAAGAAGGCAGACCGTGgcgccgacgacgccgccgccaccatcacACAAGAGCAGGTCATGAAGCTCGACCAGGCCATCAACgaggagtggaagaaggagCTCAGCAAGATCAGCGACGGCCTCGACTCGGGCGAGATCGAGCCCTCGAATCTCGACCTCATCGAGGACGGCCCCGCGGGCTCCAGCAGGCTGCACTCGGCCGAGGCGCCCGAGCTGGGCAAGGTCCCCGGCGTCGAGGGCCTGTACAAGTCCGCCGCCGACCCCGAGGACGAGGGcatggacgacgacggccgCTACCAGGAGATCAAGCGGCTGACGGGCATGTCGCTGCGGGACATCCAGTCCATCTACCGCAAGGTGCTCGTCACGCGCTGGGTCTCCAACCAGACGCGTCTGGGCAAGGTCCGCAGCACGTCCGTCGTCGCCATTGCAGGCAACGGCAATGGCCGCCTGGGGCTGGGCATTGCCAAATCCACCGAGGCTGGTCTCGCCGCCGAGACGgcgcagctgctggcgatTCGCAACATGAAGCCCATCAGACGGTATGAGAACCGCACCATTTACGGAAAGTCGACGTCCAAGGTTTCGGGCACAGTTGTCGAGCTGTTTTCCCGCCCTCCAG GCTTCGGTCTCCGCTGCCCCCACCGCATCTTCGAAATGTGCCGTGCCGCCGGCATCCACGACATCGCCGCCAGCATGCCCCGGTCCAAGAACCCCATGAACTCCGTCAAGGCCGCCTACAGCGCGCTGATGAACCAGGTCGACCCCGAGGCAATTGCCATTGGAcgagggaagaagatggttgACGTGCGAAAAGTGTACTATGGAGGAAATGTATATTag